A genomic segment from Neobacillus sp. YX16 encodes:
- a CDS encoding N-acetylmuramoyl-L-alanine amidase: MIKITHAAGHALGTPGKRSPDGYKEWQVTSEIVKLVMLELGNFEGVIQKRIDDPTGISDIPLNKRCELVNGWGANVHIDYHLNAYGSGWNSASGTEIYMYTTKPKEAADLAEKIQTNLVKVLGFRNRGVKAADFQMIRETKMTAILIEFAFMTNQNEAMKMRTSEYQKKAAKAVVEGLVAQYGLKKKPEVSSNAIMLYRVQVGAFSDIDNAKSLVEDLKAKGYPAIMV, encoded by the coding sequence ATGATCAAAATAACTCATGCCGCAGGACATGCACTTGGCACACCGGGAAAGAGGTCACCTGATGGATATAAAGAATGGCAGGTAACGAGTGAGATTGTGAAGCTTGTGATGTTGGAACTAGGAAATTTTGAAGGTGTCATTCAAAAACGGATTGATGATCCAACTGGGATTAGTGATATTCCGCTAAACAAACGCTGCGAGCTTGTTAATGGCTGGGGAGCAAATGTCCACATTGATTATCATCTGAATGCTTATGGATCTGGTTGGAACAGTGCTAGCGGGACTGAAATATATATGTACACAACAAAGCCAAAAGAGGCAGCTGATCTTGCTGAAAAAATACAAACTAACTTAGTAAAAGTATTAGGATTTCGTAATCGTGGAGTGAAAGCAGCAGATTTCCAAATGATAAGAGAAACGAAAATGACGGCTATATTAATAGAATTCGCCTTTATGACTAACCAAAACGAGGCTATGAAAATGAGAACATCTGAATATCAAAAAAAAGCAGCAAAAGCGGTTGTAGAGGGACTTGTTGCTCAGTATGGACTGAAAAAGAAACCAGAAGTTTCATCAAATGCTATTATGCTTTATCGTGTGCAAGTGGGGGCATTTTCAGATATCGATAACGCAAAGAGCTTAGTAGAAGATTTGAAAGCAAAAGGATATCCAGCAATAATGGTTTAA
- a CDS encoding alpha/beta hydrolase, with translation MDFISRVASELKEILTVFPPLNLPEGLEAARQAPVIPIEKSESVNISTLTIPGGDGQDMKVKIYEPVSRNAEKLPALLFIHGGGYVLGDADGSDGDCQLFAEEAECVVVSVDYRLAPEHPYPAPLEDCYAALVWMTNAADELKIDVSRVAVAGQSAGGGLTAALSLLARDRKGPAISFQMPLYPMIDDRNVTPSSYEITDERAIWNRGNNLAGWRMYLGEHANGEISPYAAPARAKNLSNLPPTFTCVGQLDPFRDETIEYVAKLAQAGVAVEFHLYPGAYHGFELLNPTSEIGKQARNEYVQALKKAFQPQPESVSI, from the coding sequence ATGGATTTTATTAGTAGAGTAGCTTCAGAATTGAAAGAAATACTCACGGTTTTCCCGCCGCTTAATCTTCCCGAAGGATTGGAGGCAGCTAGACAAGCTCCTGTCATTCCAATTGAAAAATCTGAAAGCGTTAACATTTCGACACTCACTATACCTGGCGGTGATGGACAAGATATGAAGGTTAAGATTTATGAACCTGTATCGAGAAATGCGGAAAAGCTTCCAGCTCTTTTATTTATTCATGGGGGAGGTTACGTATTAGGAGATGCGGATGGCTCTGATGGCGACTGCCAACTCTTTGCTGAAGAAGCAGAGTGTGTTGTCGTATCCGTGGATTACCGCCTTGCTCCTGAGCATCCATATCCTGCGCCATTAGAGGACTGTTATGCTGCTTTGGTATGGATGACCAATGCCGCGGATGAGTTAAAGATTGATGTGTCGCGTGTTGCTGTCGCGGGTCAAAGTGCAGGTGGTGGATTGACCGCGGCATTAAGTTTGTTAGCTCGTGATCGCAAGGGGCCAGCTATCTCTTTCCAAATGCCATTATATCCGATGATTGATGACCGTAATGTTACACCTTCTAGTTACGAAATTACAGACGAACGTGCGATCTGGAATCGTGGAAATAATTTAGCAGGGTGGAGGATGTATTTAGGTGAACATGCAAACGGAGAAATTTCACCCTATGCAGCACCTGCTCGTGCAAAAAATCTTTCTAACCTGCCACCTACCTTTACTTGTGTTGGTCAATTAGATCCGTTCCGTGATGAAACCATTGAATACGTAGCTAAATTGGCGCAGGCAGGAGTTGCTGTTGAATTCCACCTCTATCCTGGTGCTTACCATGGTTTTGAACTTTTAAATCCAACTTCAGAAATAGGGAAACAAGCAAGAAATGAATATGTTCAAGCGTTGAAAAAGGCGTTCCAGCCTCAACCAGAATCGGTCAGTATCTAA
- a CDS encoding GNAT family N-acetyltransferase has product MIVKQKEFTINGLRYFIRSAMEKDAKSLSEVRVQIDGETENLDREPGEAYINETGFKNMIKEDSERVSNLFLVAEINDRIIGFSRCEGNQLKRSSHKVEFGVCVLKEYWGYGIGKRLLEECVLWADTNGIKKMNLNVLETNDKAIKLYQIYGFEVEGTLKYDKLLSDGNFYNTVLMGRSNQP; this is encoded by the coding sequence ATGATTGTTAAACAAAAAGAATTTACTATCAATGGTTTACGTTATTTTATCAGGTCTGCAATGGAGAAAGATGCGAAGAGCTTATCTGAAGTACGAGTACAGATAGATGGCGAAACAGAAAATTTAGATAGAGAACCAGGCGAGGCTTACATAAATGAAACGGGTTTTAAGAATATGATTAAAGAAGATTCAGAACGGGTCAGCAACTTATTTTTAGTAGCAGAAATTAATGATAGAATTATAGGTTTTTCCAGATGTGAAGGGAACCAATTGAAACGTTCCTCCCATAAAGTAGAGTTTGGTGTTTGTGTATTAAAAGAATATTGGGGATATGGGATAGGAAAAAGGCTTTTAGAAGAATGTGTTCTTTGGGCAGACACCAATGGAATAAAGAAAATGAACTTGAATGTTCTCGAAACGAATGATAAAGCGATAAAGCTGTATCAAATATATGGGTTTGAAGTGGAAGGGACTTTAAAGTATGACAAACTTTTATCCGACGGAAATTTCTACAAT